The Ruegeria sp. SCSIO 43209 genomic interval CCGGGCGAGATCGAAGACATCATGGGGGCAGTGGTTTATCTTGCCTCGGATGCATCGGCTTTGGTGACGGGCACCGCGTTGATGATAGACGGAGGTTGGACAGCAGACTGATGGCGGCGCAGAAAGTTACATCCATGGAGGTCGCCCGCCTTGCCGGGGTCAGCCAGTCTGCCGTAAGCCGTGTGTTTACCCCGGGGGCGTCGGCATCGAAAAAGACGATTGAAAAGGTTCGTCAGGCCGCCAAGCAACTGGGGTATCGGCCGAACGTCCTTGCGCGTGCCGTAGTGTCCGGCAAAAGCCGGATCATTGGGCTTGTTGTGGCGTATCTGAATAATCAGTTTTATCCTGAAGCACTGGAAAGGTTGACGAATACGCTGCAGGAGCGCGGCTACCATGTGATGATATTCATGGCGTCGAACCAGGCCGAAAACGTCGATAGCGTGGTCGAGGAATTGCTCGACTTTCAAGTCGACGGCATAATCGCGGCATCGGTGGCCCTTTCGTCGACCTTGTATGAGCGTTGTCGGACCGTTGGCGTACCGATGGTGTTGTTCAATCGGGCACAGGATGACCTCACTATGTCATCGGTTACATCCGACAATGTCGCCGGTGGCCGAAAGGCAGCCGAGTTTTTGCTGGCTGGCGGTCATGAGAAGATCGGATATATCGCCGGATGGGAGGGCGCTTCGACCCAACGCGATCGCGAAGCGGGATTCGTAGCGGCCCTGCAAGAGGCGGGTGTCAAACTGCACGCCCGTGGAGCCGGAAACTTCATCGCAGAACAGGCGCGTGAGGCAACGCTACGCATGTTCGCGTCCGATCCACCGGACGCTGTGTTCGTGGCCAATGATCATATGGCGATCTCTGTGATGGACACGCTGCGGTTCGAGTTGGGCCTGCAAATTCCGGCCGACGTCTCGGTTCTGGGATATGACGATGTCGCCGTTGCCTCTTGGCCAGCCTACAATCTGACAACTATTCGTCAGCCTGCCAATCGGATGGTTGCCGAAACCGTCGATATTCTACTTAGCAAGATCGAAAATCCCGCTGCTGCGCCGCGCCGCACCGAGATTGACGGACCTTTGATCGTTCGCGGCTCCGCCCGCATACCTGAAGGATGGAAGACATGAAGGGATTTGATCCCAAATTCAAAGATTTCCCGGATTATATCATCGGCATCACCAAAGAGATTTGGGAAGACCGTGGCATTGCGACTCTGCATCAATATTACAGCCCAGACATCGTCGTCCGCTCGCCCGGTTCGGTTGTGTTGGGTAACCAGAATGTCATTGGTGCAACAATGGCCACGTTGGCCGAGTTCCCCGACCGTCAGCTGCTGGGCGAGGATGTGATCTGGTCGGGCACCCCGGAAGAAGGCATGCTGAGCTCGCATCGTATCCTGTCGACCGCCACGCATCGGGGCAATGGTGTCTATGGCAAAGCCACCGGAACACGCTTGCGATACCGAATTCTGGCCGACTGCCACGCCATCGACAACATGATCGATGACGAATGGCTTATCCGAGATCAGGGTGCGATTGTCCGGCAAATGGGCTGGGATCCCAAGGAATATGCCGCCGATCTGATAACGCGTGAAGGTGGGGCCGAGGCCAGTGTGAAGCCTCTGTCACCTAAGAACGACATCGAAGGCCCCTACAAGGGGCACGGCAATGACAATGAATGGGGACGCCGCCACGCGGATCTGCTGACACGGATAATGAATGCAGATATGGGCGCGATTGAACGAGAGTATGACCGAGGCGTGCAGACCGAATATCCCGGCGGTGTCACGGGCCATGGCTGGGATTCGGCTGATCGGTTCTGGATGTCTTTGCGTGCAGCCATGCCAAGCGCAACCTTCACCATCCATCATCAGATCGGGCGCGATGATCCGAATATGCCACCCCGCTCGGCCCTGCGCTGGAGCTTGCATGGCAAGCATGACGGTTGGGGCGTGTTCGGCAAACCAACAGGTGCTGAGTTGTATGTGCTGGGGATCAGCCATGCCGAATGGGGCGAGTTGGTTGGAGGCGACATCAGGCTGCGACGCGAATGGACCTTGTTCGATGAAACCGCGGTCTGGAAACAGCTTCTGTTGGAAACCGGGGATCTCTGATGCCTCAAACGCGCGTCGCATTGGATGCCAGTGAAGGAACCCGGCGGTACCACGGCCACCGGGCGTCCTTGCGGGCGCGGCGGCTGAATAATCGCCCTCCGGGTGCATGAGGATCGAGACCTCTTGTACCAATTCAATGAACGGAGACTATTATGAGCACGATCCAACAACGCATTGTCCGCTACGGCGAACTGCAGCCTTGTAAAACCGCATTTATTGACGCGCACACGCCTGGTTCGGACCAGAAGGAAAACTTTACCATCGTAGGCGGTGGCGTATCCGAAAGCCCCGATCAGCATGTCCACATCACCGACAAAATCGGTTTCAATATTGGCGCGGCGGGGCAACCTCCGAAATGCCGGAATTCGCTGCACAGCCACACCACGGCCGAGGTGTTCTTTGTCGCCAAAGGACGTTGGCGGTTCTTCTGGGGTCGCTATGGCACTGCGGGTGAGTTTATTGCCGAGGAAGGTGACATATTTAACATTCCAACTGGCATCTTTCGCGGTTTCGAAAATGTCGGGCAGGATTATGGGATGATCATGTCGATCCTGGGCGGCGATGATGCGGGTGGCGGTGTCACCTGGGCACCACAGGTGATCGAAGACGCGCAGGCGCATGGGCTGATGCTGGGCGACAATGGCGTGCTGTATGACAGCAAGAAGGGTCAGGAACTGCCCCACAACGTGCGCCCCATGCCGCTGCTGACCGAAGAAGAGCTTAAGAGCTATCCGGAAGTTCCGGTCGAAGATGTTATCGGCAAATATGTGGCACGCTATTGGGATC includes:
- a CDS encoding LacI family DNA-binding transcriptional regulator, yielding MAAQKVTSMEVARLAGVSQSAVSRVFTPGASASKKTIEKVRQAAKQLGYRPNVLARAVVSGKSRIIGLVVAYLNNQFYPEALERLTNTLQERGYHVMIFMASNQAENVDSVVEELLDFQVDGIIAASVALSSTLYERCRTVGVPMVLFNRAQDDLTMSSVTSDNVAGGRKAAEFLLAGGHEKIGYIAGWEGASTQRDREAGFVAALQEAGVKLHARGAGNFIAEQAREATLRMFASDPPDAVFVANDHMAISVMDTLRFELGLQIPADVSVLGYDDVAVASWPAYNLTTIRQPANRMVAETVDILLSKIENPAAAPRRTEIDGPLIVRGSARIPEGWKT
- a CDS encoding nuclear transport factor 2 family protein — protein: MKGFDPKFKDFPDYIIGITKEIWEDRGIATLHQYYSPDIVVRSPGSVVLGNQNVIGATMATLAEFPDRQLLGEDVIWSGTPEEGMLSSHRILSTATHRGNGVYGKATGTRLRYRILADCHAIDNMIDDEWLIRDQGAIVRQMGWDPKEYAADLITREGGAEASVKPLSPKNDIEGPYKGHGNDNEWGRRHADLLTRIMNADMGAIEREYDRGVQTEYPGGVTGHGWDSADRFWMSLRAAMPSATFTIHHQIGRDDPNMPPRSALRWSLHGKHDGWGVFGKPTGAELYVLGISHAEWGELVGGDIRLRREWTLFDETAVWKQLLLETGDL
- a CDS encoding cupin; its protein translation is MSTIQQRIVRYGELQPCKTAFIDAHTPGSDQKENFTIVGGGVSESPDQHVHITDKIGFNIGAAGQPPKCRNSLHSHTTAEVFFVAKGRWRFFWGRYGTAGEFIAEEGDIFNIPTGIFRGFENVGQDYGMIMSILGGDDAGGGVTWAPQVIEDAQAHGLMLGDNGVLYDSKKGQELPHNVRPMPLLTEEELKSYPEVPVEDVIGKYVARYWDLMALSANKPAKVIGEDALIKDKPGFEVDFLGRGSCLNEPVAAHMPVVLMPASGHWRITVDGYETTLSAGDTALILSGESYSIVPSMTGEAGLYRITATDDPAGATWTGA